A window from Balearica regulorum gibbericeps isolate bBalReg1 chromosome 1, bBalReg1.pri, whole genome shotgun sequence encodes these proteins:
- the RASSF3 gene encoding ras association domain-containing protein 3 isoform X2, with protein MTLNANGIYTGFIKVQMELCRPITVQSSQSQGRCAHSNNETAFYLPDGCVNTLHISSTNTVREVIEALLKKFFVADNPAKFALYKRCHKEDQVYTCKLSDREHPLYLRLVAGPRTEMLSFVLREHETGEVMWEAFSIPELQNFLRILDKEENEQLQILKKRYAAYRDKLEEALGGVWKPG; from the exons atgaccTTG AACGCAAATGGGATTTACACTGGCTTCATCAAAGTTCAGATGGAACTATGCAGACCGATCACTGTGCAGTCTTCCCAGAGCCAGGGGAGGTGTGCTCACAGCAATAATGAAACTGCTTTTTACTTGCCGGATGGCTGTGTGAATACGCTTCACATCAGCAGCACCAACACTGTTCGTGAAGTTATTGAGGCCTTGCTCAAAAAGTTTTTTGTGGCTGATAACCCTGCGAAGTTTGCACTTTATAAACGCTGTCACAAGGAAGACCAAG tttATACATGCAAGCTGTCAGATCGAGAACATCCCCTCTACCTGCGTTTGGTGGCAGGCCCCAGAACAGAAATGCTCAGCTTTGTTCTACGTGAGCATGAAACTGGAGAAGTTATG tgggAAGCTTTTAGTATTCCTGAACTGCAAAACTTCTTGCGTATACtggacaaagaggaaaatgagcaaCTGCAAATCTTAAAGAAGCGTTACGCAGCTTACAGAGACAAACTTGAAGAAGCCCTTGGTGGGGTGTGGAAACCTGGTTAA